A genomic region of Eucalyptus grandis isolate ANBG69807.140 chromosome 5, ASM1654582v1, whole genome shotgun sequence contains the following coding sequences:
- the LOC104444619 gene encoding putative U-box domain-containing protein 55 isoform X1 encodes MRCWMSTFIFVSAEKRYIKMQDKGKGIAQLVGEHATETLITGAGAHRCYFVGMAQLKSTSAKFVNQQADPSCYILFICKRQLIYVRETDVNKFNTDVPRSSVSVNSAVDSGLQYLRSSSIGSSALMKLKMIYPWFGLREGRGSIINQNQALKEVTMNSLNNLTERWQRLQMQNERHMKSGSIIKKIPLNFVEGSNDELYEQLDRVTAEAANAKREAYEEQINCQKAEKLQLMPLAELKHLRRI; translated from the exons ATGAGATGCTGGATGAGTACATTCATATTT GTTTCTGCAGAAAAAAGATATATCAAGATGCAAGATAAAGGGAAGGGGATAGCACAACTTGTTGGAGAGCATGCCACTGAGACACTAATTACGGGAGCAGGAGCACACAGGTGCTATTTTGT TGGGATGGCACAACTTAAATCCACAAGTGCAAAATTTGTCAACCAGCAGGCCGATCCATCTTGTTATATTTTGTTCATCTGCAAGCGACAGCTGATTTATGTCAG GGAAACAGATGTAAACAAGTTCAATACAGATGTTCCCCGATCATCAGTATCAGTGAATTCTGCTGTGGATTCTGGATTACAATACTTAAGAAGTTCTTCTATAGGTTCATCAGCTCTAATGAAGTTGAAGATGATATACCCATGGTTTGGATTGAGAGAGGGCAGAGGATCCATTATAAATCAGAATCAAGCTCT GAAGGAAGTAACGATGAACTCTTTGAACAACTTGACAGAGCGATGGCAGAGGCTACAAATGCAAAATGAGAGGCATATGAAGAGTGGATCCATCATCAAAAAGATTCCTTTGAACTTTGTT GAAGGAAGTAATGATGAACTGTATGAACAACTTGACAGAGTAACGGCAGAGGCTGCAAATGCAAAACGAGAGGCATATGAAGAGCAGATCAACTGtcaaaaagctgaaaaattgCAACTGATGCCACTTGCAGA GTTAAAGCACTTGAGGAGGATCTAA
- the LOC104444619 gene encoding putative U-box domain-containing protein 55 isoform X2, whose protein sequence is MRCWMSTFIFVSAEKRYIKMQDKGKGIAQLVGEHATETLITGAGAHSGMAQLKSTSAKFVNQQADPSCYILFICKRQLIYVRETDVNKFNTDVPRSSVSVNSAVDSGLQYLRSSSIGSSALMKLKMIYPWFGLREGRGSIINQNQALKEVTMNSLNNLTERWQRLQMQNERHMKSGSIIKKIPLNFVEGSNDELYEQLDRVTAEAANAKREAYEEQINCQKAEKLQLMPLAELKHLRRI, encoded by the exons ATGAGATGCTGGATGAGTACATTCATATTT GTTTCTGCAGAAAAAAGATATATCAAGATGCAAGATAAAGGGAAGGGGATAGCACAACTTGTTGGAGAGCATGCCACTGAGACACTAATTACGGGAGCAGGAGCACACAG TGGGATGGCACAACTTAAATCCACAAGTGCAAAATTTGTCAACCAGCAGGCCGATCCATCTTGTTATATTTTGTTCATCTGCAAGCGACAGCTGATTTATGTCAG GGAAACAGATGTAAACAAGTTCAATACAGATGTTCCCCGATCATCAGTATCAGTGAATTCTGCTGTGGATTCTGGATTACAATACTTAAGAAGTTCTTCTATAGGTTCATCAGCTCTAATGAAGTTGAAGATGATATACCCATGGTTTGGATTGAGAGAGGGCAGAGGATCCATTATAAATCAGAATCAAGCTCT GAAGGAAGTAACGATGAACTCTTTGAACAACTTGACAGAGCGATGGCAGAGGCTACAAATGCAAAATGAGAGGCATATGAAGAGTGGATCCATCATCAAAAAGATTCCTTTGAACTTTGTT GAAGGAAGTAATGATGAACTGTATGAACAACTTGACAGAGTAACGGCAGAGGCTGCAAATGCAAAACGAGAGGCATATGAAGAGCAGATCAACTGtcaaaaagctgaaaaattgCAACTGATGCCACTTGCAGA GTTAAAGCACTTGAGGAGGATCTAA
- the LOC120293424 gene encoding U-box domain-containing protein 33-like codes for MLIYEYLPGGSLEDQLCCTGNAEPLSWQTRVCICTETCAALIFLHYHGGIAHGDLKAGNILLNANFMPKLIKSGLSHEPTAGERSFGSDVYSFGLIILQLLIGKSALKLKEMVHDSFILENLKGIMDFTAGHWPLEQARELAHMALRCCDINRSNRPDLKFEVWPVLEHMRILSEGSSSNSSGPKEPSEPPPYFICPINQEIMQNPHVAADGFTYEADAIRCWFSSGHNTSPMTNLRLANLDLLPNMSLRSAIQDWLQDH; via the exons ATGCTTATCTATGAGTATCTCCCTGGCGGTAGCCTTGAAGACCAACTCTGCTGCACAGGCAACGCTGAGCCTCTATCATGGCAAACTCGTGTGTGCATTTGTACAGAAACATGTGCTGCATTAATTTTTCTACATTACCACGGTGGCATAGCACATGGTGACCTGAAAGCAGGAAATATTCTTCTCAATGCCAACTTCATGCCGAAACTAATAAAATCTGGACTCTCCCACGAGCCAACGGCGGGGGAACGATCTTTTGGCTCGGATGTTTATTCATTTGGTCTTATAATATTGCAGTTATTGATTGGGAAATCGGCCTTGAAACTAAAAGAGATGGTGCATGACTCATTTATTCTAGAGAACTTGAAGGGCATAATGGATTTTACAGCAGGGCACTGGCCACTTGAGCAAGCCAGAGAGCTGGCTCACATGGCATTGAGGTGCTGTGACATAAATCGCAGCAACCGGCCCGATCTCAAGTTCGAAGTGTGGCCGGTGCTCGAGCATATGCGAATTCTTAGTGAAGGTTCATCATCCAATTCGTCAGGTCCTAAAGAGCCTAGTGAACCTCCTCCATATTTCATTTGTCCAATCAACCAG gaaattatgCAAAATCCCCATGTAGCAGCAGATGGTTTCACCTATGAGGCAGATGCAATAAGGTGTTGGTTTTCTAGTGGCCACAATACTTCACCTATGACGAATCTCCGGCTTGCGAACCTTGATCTCCTCCCGAATATGAGTCTGCGATCTGCTATTCAAGATTGGTTGCAAGACCATTGA
- the LOC104446501 gene encoding receptor-like serine/threonine-protein kinase SD1-8 — MGLELERGHLQTMAKITLSIFIIFPMTGLSLATDTLGVTSSIRYGETLVSSNLTFELGFFTPRNSSTSYLGIWYKFSPNMVVWVANRNNPLSDRDGVLTFNVAGNLVVLNQLNGVVWSSELSGVLRNPIAQLLDTGNFVLWDNTVSSSDETYLWQSFDYPSDTLLAGMKLTLNRKTGFERRLIAWKSMDDPSPGYYVHELNYSQGLPQYEVVQVHVHSKKYRTGQWNGVQFVGCSIAPNPFRVSAFVYTETEISFMFEVQDRQLFSIMKLNYLGVVQLLVVNRSRSATWNAFLELPSNPCDFYGRCGANAICNDSLCECVKGFMPNSLDEWTVHNFSSGCKRTIPLNCSKGDGFWEIENVKLPDQLEVTLYRSMSLEECKDKCLKNCSCTAYATSDVRGQGIGCLMWFGDLIDMRVLEEVNHVQTLYVRQSASKLDAIRDRTRRKIILVAVMLSSIIGGLLLVGTAFWGVKHKKKRIRIGGLEITKEDIDLPLYDLAAIESATSNFSNDNMIGVGGFGPVYKGNLQTGQLVAVKRLSKSSGQGLEEFKNEAKSLAIVKCSGYMAPEYAMDGTFSLKSDIYSFGVLLLEIVSSKRNREFSHPSHHHNLLGHCRNLLLVGSGVGNFRRSLALPQGPLERVVDLEPVVALLLLERALR, encoded by the exons ATGGGGTTAGAACTTGAAAGAGGGCATTTGCAAACAATGGCAAAGATCACATTGTCcattttcatcatcttccccatgACCGGTTTGTCACTTGCAACTGATACTTTGGGCGTGACCAGTTCCATCAGGTATGGAGAAACATTGGTTTCTTCAAATCTAACCTTTGAGCTAGGATTCTTTACTCCTCGCAACTCAAGTACGAGCTACTTGGGTATATGGTACAAGTTTAGTCCTAACATGGTTGTGTGGGTTGCTAATAGAAACAATCCACTATCGGACCGCGACGGTGTTCTCACATTCAACGTTGCGGGTAATTTAGTTGTTCTCAACCAATTGAATGGTGTGGTTTGGTCTTCGGAGTTGTCCGGGGTCCTCCGGAATCCAATTGCGCAGCTCCTAGATACAGGAAATTTTGTCCTTTGGGATAACACTGTTTCAAGTTCTGATGAAACCTATTTGTGGCAAAGCTTCGATTACCCGTCTGACACGCTTTTAGCAGGCATGAAGCTGACTTTGAACCGGAAAACGGGTTTTGAACGGCGTCTCATTGCATGGAAAAGCATGGACGACCCTTCTCCCGGATACTATGTCCATGAGTTAAACTACAGTCAGGGTCTCCCTCAGTATGAAGTGGTGCAAGTGCATGTGCATAGCAAAAAATATCGAACGGGGCAATGGAACGGAGTCCAATTTGTTGGCTGCTCCATTGCACCAAATCCATTTAGAGTGTCAGCGTTTGTGTACACTGAAACTGAGATCTCCTTCATGTTTGAGGTTCAGGATAGGCAGCTTTTCTCGATAATGAAATTGAACTATTTGGGAGTGGTGCAACTTTTAGTGGTGAATAGATCAAGAAGTGCCACGTGGAATGCCTTTTTAGAGCTCCCTAGTAATCCTTGCGATTTTTATGGCAGGTGCGGTGCTAATGCCATCTGCAATGATAGTTTGTGTGAATGTGTGAAAGGGTTCATGCCTAACTCGCTTGACGAATGGACGGTCCATAATTTTTCCAGCGGATGCAAGAGGACAATACCCCTGAATTGTTCAAAAGGAGATGGGTTTTGGgaaattgaaaatgttaaacTGCCTGACCAGTTGGAGGTAACGCTGTACAGGAGTATGAGCCTCGAGGAATGCAAGGACAAGTGCTTGAAGAACTGTTCGTGCACGGCTTATGCTACTTCAGATGTCAGAGGACAGGGCATTGGCTGCCTCATgtggttcggggacttgattgaCATGAGAGTGCTCGAAGAAGTGAACCACGTGCAAACTCTATATGTACGCCAATCAGCATCTAAACTCG ATGCCATTCGTGACCGCACCAGGAGGAAAATAATATTAGTAGCAGTCATGTTGAGTTCTATCATTGGTGGATTGCTATTAGTCGGAACTGCATTTTGGGGTGTAAAgcataagaaaaagagaatcaGGATTGGAG GTCTTGAAATCACAAAAGAAGACATCGATTTGCCATTATATGATCTAGCCGCCATTGAAAGTGCTACGAGCAATTTCTCTAATGACAATATGATTGGGGTTGGTGGCTTCGGTCCTGTTTATAAG GGAAATCTGCAGACGGGACAGTTAGTAGCAGTCAAGAGGCTATCAAAGAGTTCAGGGCAAGGTCTTGAagagttcaagaatgaa GCTAAAAGCCTTGCTATTGTGAAATGTAGCGGTTACATGGCCCCTGAATATGCTATGGATGGGACATTCTCTTTGAAGTCGGACATATATAGCTTTGGTGTGCTCCTACTGGAGATAGTTAGCAGCAAAAGGAATAGAGAATTTTCCCATCCAAGCCATCACCACAACCTTCTCGGTCAT
- the LOC120286158 gene encoding receptor-like serine/threonine-protein kinase SD1-8, with amino-acid sequence MKLMLNLKTGFEQRLTTWKSLDDPSPGDYVLELNNTQGLSQYEVVQGHVHSKKNRTGQWNGVQFVGSPIVPSPPAVPVFVYTESEISFMFEVQERQLFSVAKLNYLGVLQLLLVNRSRSATWNAMIEFPSDPCDIYGRCGANAICNGSLCECVIGFMPKSPDEWTVLNFSSGCKRTIPLNCSKGEGFWEIENVKLPDQLEVMLYRSMSLDECKDKSLKNCSCTAYAILDIRGRGIGCLMWFGDLIDMRVLEEGNHVQTLYLRQSASKFDAIRDRTRRKIILVTIILSYIIGGLLLVGTALWGVTHKKRRIRTGGKSLDRTVSSSKEAIKEFRASGYMAPEYAMDGKFSLKSDIYSFGVLLLEIVSGKRNRGFSHPSHHHNLLGHVWLLWSKGRALETMEEGMHSSFDRTQVESHYEAWVELENGSASKCMEKRGRPSFGDYFFGLTYRQGLPQSEQVQVDVHSKVFQTGEWNGVQFFEVSFAPNRIIVLTFVYNETDISFMFEVWNSSC; translated from the exons ATGAAGCTGATGTTGAACCTGAAAACGGGTTTTGAACAGCGTCTCACCACGTGGAAAAGCCTGGACGACCCTTCTCCTGGAGACTATGTCCTCGAGTTAAACAACACTCAGGGTCTCTCTCAGTATGAAGTGGTGCAAGGGCATGTGCATAGCAAAAAAAATCGAACGGGGCAATGGAACGGAGTCCAATTTGTTGGCTCCCCCATTGTTCCAAGTCCACCTGCAGTGCCTGTGTTTGTGTACACTGAAAGTGAGATCTCCTTCATGTTTGAGGTTCAGGAAAGGCAGCTTTTCTCGGTAGCAAAACTAAACTATTTGGGAGTGCTGCAGCTTTTATTGGTGAATAGATCTAGAAGCGCCACGTGGAATGCCATGATTGAGTTCCCTAGTGATCCTTGCGATATTTATGGCAGGTGCGGTGCTAATGCCATCTGCAACGGTAGTTTGTGTGAATGTGTGATAGGGTTCATGCCTAAGTCGCCTGACGAATGGACGGTCCTTAATTTTTCCAGCGGATGCAAGAGGACAATACCCCTGAATTGTTCAAAAGGAGAAGGATTCTGGgaaattgaaaatgttaaacTGCCTGACCAGTTGGAGGTAATGCTGTACAGGAGTATGAGCCTCGATGAATGCAAGgacaagagcttgaagaatTGTTCGTGCACGGCTTATGCTATTTTAGATATAAGAGGACGAGGCATTGGCTGCCTCATgtggttcggggacttgattgaCATGAGAGTGCTCGAAGAAGGGAACCACGTGCAAACTCTATACCTACGCCAATCAGCATCTAAATTCG ATGCCATTCGTGACCGCACCAGGAGGAAAATAATATTAGTAACTATCATATTGAGTTATATCATTGGTGGATTGCTTTTAGTCGGAACTGCATTATGGGGTGTTACGCACAAGAAAAGGAGAATCAGGACTGGAG GGAAATCTTTAGACAGGACAGTTAGTAGCAGTAAAGAGGCTATCAAAGAGTTCAGGGCAAG TGGCTACATGGCCCCTGAATATGCTATGGATGGGAAATTCTCTTTGAAGTCAGACATATATAGCTTTGGTGTGCTCCTATTGGAGATAGTTAGCGGCAAAAGGAATAGAGGATTTTCCCATCCAAGTCATCACCACAACCTTCTCGGTCAT GTGTGGTTGCTTTGGAGTAAAGGTAGGGCCTTGGAGACAATGGAGGAAGGCATGCACAGCTCATTTGACAGAACCCAAGTGGAAAG CCACTATGAAGCTTGGGTCGAACTCGAAAATGGGTCGGCATCTAAATGCATGGAAAAGCGTGGACGACCTTCTTTTGGAGACTATTTCTTTGGGTTAACTTACAGACAAGGTCTACCTCAGTCTGAACAAGTCCAAGTGGATGTGCATAGCAAAGTATTTCAAACGGGGGAATGGAATGGAGTTCAATTCTTTGAAGTTTCCTTTGCACCAAATCGAATTATTGTGCTCACGTTCGTGTACAATGAAACTGACATCTCCTTCATGTTTGAAGTTTGGAACAGTTCTTGTTGA